The genomic DNA AATAAGCGGGTTTTCCATTACCTATATTCCTGTAGCGGTCAGGTGCGCTCGGCGCGGGCGAAACCTGCCTCAATGGCGCGGCTGTAGCAGGACAATCCGAAGCTCATCAGCCAGAACACCAATCCGACGATGAAGTAACCTTCTGCCTGCGATCCCGCCCAGAGCGGATCGGAGACACCCGCAGAGACGATGTTAAGCAGGTCGAATAGGCCGACGACCATCACCAGTGTCGTGTTCTTCAGCAGCGATATCGTCGTGTTCACGACGCCCGGTATGACCTTTCGCACTGCCTGGGGCAGGATGATATAGAGCATGGTCCGCCAGTAGCCGAAGCCAAGCGCCATCGCGGCTTCGTATTGACCCTTGGGTAGTGCTTGCAGCCCGCCTCGGACGACCTCGGCCATATAAGCCGCCTCGTAGAAGATGATACCAACCACCGCAAGCGCAAGCGGATCCGGCTTCATTCCCAACGGCAGGAAGAACGGGAGCATTACGATCGCCATGAACAGCACGGTGAGGAAGGGTACACCGCGGCAGAGTTCAATGAAGCCGATACAGAACCAACGGATAAGTGGCAATCGGCTCCGCCGGCCCAGTGCGAAGAGAACGCCGAGAGGCAACGAGAAGGTAATGCCAGACACTGCGAGAATCATCGTCAGGAGCAGGCCGCCCCATTGATCGCTCGGAACGAACGGCAAGCCGGCGAAGCCACCGCGTAGTAGGAAAAATGTTATAACCGGAAGAATGACAGCCATGAAGAAGCCGGCATAAGCCTTGCCCGGGATCCGCGGCACCATCAGCCAGATGAGACCGGCTATCAACAATGCAAAGGCGATGTCCGGCCGCCAGCGCTCCAAAGGCGGATAGAACCCGTAAATGAACTGCGGGGCCTTGGCGACGACAAAAGCCCAGCACGCGCCCTCTTGGGTGCAATCCGCTCGACTGGTGCCACTCCACGTGGCATTAACCAGCGCCCAGGGCACAATCGTCCAAACGATACCCCCGAGCACTATGACGACGGCTAGAGATAGAACCGCGTCGCGCCAGGAAGCAAAAATCCGGCGGCGCAACCAGAGCATGATTTGAGAAGCCGGCAAGGCTCCCGTTGCTAGGGATGGTCGGGGACTGCCGGAATTGGGGATGGCGGATACGTCGTTCACCGTTCAGCAATCCTAGTCATGTGGTTGAACAGATTGATCAGCGCACCGATCAGGAGACTGATAACGAGGTAGACAGCCATAGTCATCGCGACGATTTCGATAGCGCGGCCAGTCTGGTTGATGCTGATGCCGGTGAACACGCCGACAAGATCCGGATAGCCAATTGCGACCGCGAGTGATGACCCCTTGAGGATGTTGAGATACTGGTTCGACAGTGGCGGCAGCAACACGCGGATTGCCTGTGGGATTACGATGAACCGGAGGGTCTTCCACCAGCCGAATCCGATCGCGGCTGCGGCTTCGCGTTGACCTTTGTTAACAGACTCGATGCTCGCTCGAACCAGTTCGCCAATGAACGCGGCATTATAGATTGCCATAGCGATGACGAGAGCCGCGAGTTCCGGCACGACAACCCAGCCGCCAATGAAGTTGAAACCCCTCAATTGCGGAGTCGAGACGGAGACCTGTGAGCC from Microvirga sp. TS319 includes the following:
- a CDS encoding amino acid ABC transporter permease — translated: MNDVSAIPNSGSPRPSLATGALPASQIMLWLRRRIFASWRDAVLSLAVVIVLGGIVWTIVPWALVNATWSGTSRADCTQEGACWAFVVAKAPQFIYGFYPPLERWRPDIAFALLIAGLIWLMVPRIPGKAYAGFFMAVILPVITFFLLRGGFAGLPFVPSDQWGGLLLTMILAVSGITFSLPLGVLFALGRRSRLPLIRWFCIGFIELCRGVPFLTVLFMAIVMLPFFLPLGMKPDPLALAVVGIIFYEAAYMAEVVRGGLQALPKGQYEAAMALGFGYWRTMLYIILPQAVRKVIPGVVNTTISLLKNTTLVMVVGLFDLLNIVSAGVSDPLWAGSQAEGYFIVGLVFWLMSFGLSCYSRAIEAGFARAERT